The sequence GGGAACATTTCGTTCCCCCTCTTTTAGCCAACGTATCATTGACAACCTTCCAGGGTATCATCCATTAAATTTACTCACCAATTATAACAGACTTATTCACCGTAATCAAATAGTACTAACTTATCTCGACTAATCCATACCAACATCGGTTTATCCCCTAGGCGTTCATTTTTGCGCTCTTTTCCTAAAGGATGATAAATCCGCATAATCATTTTCTGCAGCCAAGCGATCCCCGAGCTCTTCCAGGTAACTGGTAAATCCTGAACGCTAAATCCAAAGCCTTTGACACCACGATGAAATAACGTTTGTGCTACAAAAACCTTAATGTCGTCATAAGTCGAGTTATCCGCCACATAGCGCGCCAGACCTGGTAGTGATTCACGTACTTGGCGCAAGGCTTTAAGCGCTATTTTCTGCGTATCCCGGCCCTTTGCTTGCAGTCGTATATTGTCAAAATGAATTTCTGCGACAAAATCCCCTTTTTCAGCCCATAGCTTACCATCCTCAGCATATATGTCGGGGCCCTCATAGATGTTTTTCTCTAAACGAAAAATATTTGTCGCATCAATTCGCTCAACGTGATGCCTCCTCGCGTAGTAATGTTCCCACTTTTCCCAGACGCGAAACATCAGTCTCTTCCTTATCTTCCAATCCGGAAAATTCAACGGAACCAGGGGAAGCTTAAGTTCCTTAACAATCCGTTCACATAACTTATCCAAGGCCACAATGGAATTCTCCCGAGCATCGAGGTCCCCGCCGCTGTCATGCAGGACGATGATCGTTCCCTCATTAGTTACCTTTAGAATTCTCTCTATGATCTCCTTCGGAGTACGCCGTGCGTCCCAATCATGCCCCTCGGCATTCCATAACACAGCTTTCATCTTGTTCCGTTTCAGCCACCACCACGTCATAAGATTAAAAGTTCCCCAGGGTGGACGCATCCACCTTATTTTGTTACCGGTGAGATGCTCGAGAATACGCACACTTTCCGTCCATTCTCTTAAAGTTTTCCAGGGAGAACTGAACCAAGCATATTGATGATGAAGCGAGTGTACTCCAATGAAATGCCCTTCATCTTGTATCCGCTGGATCAGATCCGGATAGTTTACTGCTTTTTCAGCCACCACAAAGAACGTGGCACAAACTTGATGCCTCTTCAAAATCTCAAGAACTCGTGGGGTAAATGCAGGATCAGGCCCATCATCGAAGGTTAGGGCTACACCCGGACCGAATTGACGTTTCCAGCTCCCAATTCCCAAGCGATGTAATAGCAAATCGGGAATAATGGTATATAAAGCCACGCCTCCTAGAATGCAAGAAAACAGCACATAGTTCCAGTTCATACTTCCCCTTCCCGTCTTCAAATATTTTCTTATATAGTCAAGCACTATTGCAAAGCGAGCACATTAGCGGAATTTGCGTCAACGAACGTAGACGATAAAGCGTGAAGCACGCCAATGGTTAACATTCAGAAATACCCAAAGGTTTTGGCACGATAGTCTCCAGTGGAGAGTATCGCCACGAGGCCAATCTTTCAAATTAAGCTGAAGGCCAAGTGGATCGTAGCTTTATAGTCAAGTGAGTAGCAAATGTAGCGTGTGCGAACGTGCAATAGTGCTTGACTTCCCTTACCCGATCCTTTGTGTGTTTCGACGCTTTTCGAGAAGCTGCAAGATACCCTCAACGGCTTGCTCAGCCGCCTGGCCCGGAACCGCTTTCGCAGCTGCCCGGCGCATACGCCCCAGTTGTTTCGGATTTTTCAACAGAGCGAAAATAATTTCTTCCAATTCTTCTTCACTTTTCGCAACTCGTCCTGCCCCAATACTTTCAAGATAGATTGCATTTTCCTCCTCCTGTCCAGGAATCGGTCTAAAAATAATCAAGGGGACCCGTTTTGTCAACGCTTCTGAAACCGTTAATCCCCCAGATTTCGTAATAATCATATCGGCAACGCTCATTAATTCTTCAACATTTTTTACATATCCAAAACGAACAAGAGGATTTTTACCTTCTTCAACCAACGGATCGAGAGATTTATAGAGTTTCTCATCTTGTCCACAAACAACGATACTTTGCACAGGGTAATCCGTATCCGTCAGAATTTTGCAGACCGATTTCGCCCCACCCAGGACGCCATAGGCCCCCCCCATGACCAGAACTGTCCGACGATCAATCTCCAGATTCAGCTTCTTCAATAGTTCTTGCCGATTCAACTTCCGTTCGAACTTAAGACTTACAGGAATTCCCGTGATCAGAATTGAGCTAGGATTAATCCCTCGAGCCACTAACCCTTCGTAGACACTTTTACACCCAACAATATAAAGATCAACCCCTGGATGAATCCATTGACTATGAACAGCATAGTCCGTCACAACTGTTACTAAAGGGACATTCAGAACACCTTTTAGCTTCTGTTGCGCCAGAACCCCTGCAACGGTTGGATAGGTACAAATCACGAGATCAGGTTCTAATGCCTGAGTTAATTTCACGAATTCGCGTCGCCCCAAACCATTCAGAAATCGTTGAAATGCAGAATCCGGGGGAATCTTCGACGTGCGGTAGTAAAACTTGCCCCACAGTCGCGGCGTATGCTTAATAAGTTCAATATAGGTATTTTTAATGACAGAGTTAAACGTCTTACTGAGAAACGCCCCAAAATCCAAATGCGTAATTTTAACATTCGGTTCCTTGACACGCAGCGCTTCCATAACAGCCTCTGCTGCTCGTACATGCCCTGCACCAAAGGTCGCCGAAAAAATTAGCACACTTAATTGTCGCACTAACGAACCCTCCCCATATAAAGTTCTTCCTTCGAAGATTTGCAATCTGTTTATCGACTATTATAACGTCAAATGGCTAATTAACCAAATTATGGCGAACAAGTATGAACTCTACGACGTTAAGGACTACGACGTGGTTTGTGGGATAACTCCCATTTGTTTGGGGCAAGATAACCTTCACGGAAAAAACTTAAGAATATAAAAAAGGAGAACGAAAATGATCATCGTTGTGATCAGGACCCTCATTCTTTACACGCTAGTTATCGTTGCCCTTCGAATGATGGGAAAAAGAGAAATTGGTCAATTGCAGCCTTTTGAGCTGGTTGTAATAATCATGATTTCCGAACTTGCTGCCATACCCAGTGAGAATGTCGGCATTCCACTCCTAAGCGGTATTATACCCATCCTGGTTCTCCTTCTCACAAATCTAACATTGGCTTGGATTTCTCTAAAAAGTGAGACCGCGAGGACAATTATCTGCGGAACCCCCAGTATCCTTATTGAACGAGGGAAAATCCTTGAAGAGGAATTGAGGAAGAACCGCTATAACCTCACTGATCTCCTCGAGGAACTTCGCATCAAAAATGTTCCTAACATTTCCGACGTCGAGTTTGCTGTTCTGGAAACCAACGGACAACTAAGTGTCTTTCCAAAATCACAGAAAAGGCCCACCATACCCGAAGATTTCCACATCACAACCAAGTACGAAGGGCTTCCTCTGACGATTATTATGGATGGTAAACTTAATAATAAGAACCTACAGGAAAGTGACAAAAACCTACCTTGGCTTAAAAACGAACTTGAAAAACTAGGGATTCATCAATTTGAGGATGTCTTCTTAGCCAGCCTTGATTCCAGTGGGACACTCTTCGCACAAGCCAAGCAACAGCGAAAAAAAGTGAGGTGAAACCCATTTGCGCACCATCCCGACCATTGTTACCATTATTATTTTATTATTAGGTGGTTCTTTGGCTTCATACCAGTACATTCAGTCGACATCCCAGACTTTGGCGTTACAGATCGAGACAGTCGAACAATCTATCTCCACCCATAAATGGGAAAACGCGCAAAAACAACTGAACATTGCCCAACCACGTTGGGACAAAACCAAAACCTTGTGGACTGTTCTGCTAGACCATCAAGAGATCGATGACATCGAAGTGAGCATGAAAAAGTTGGAGAAATACATTCAAGCCCAAGACGTTGCACTCTCCCTCGGAGAAGCTTCGGCCTTGAAACTTCTCATTGATCATATCTCTGATACAGAGAAGTTAACTCTGAGAAATATTTTTTAGTTAATCAAAGGTTTATATTTGAAAGGGCAGTCTCTAAGAAGGACTGCCCTTTCGATATCTATACTGAAACTTAGATCATTGATCAAAGTTGACCAATGAAAAGAGACATAGAGCAAGTTATTATACAAGACTAGATACTCAGAAGCGATGTGCGATGCTGGATAAACAGACTAAGATAAGCATTTACGAATAAGTATTCAACGATTTAAAGATTTTATTTAGTCTCTGATCATCAGGCATGGTATCTTATCCGGATCTGTTTGACATCTAACCCCAAAATGTATAGAATTCACTAATGTCAAAAGAATGATATTTGAGGTGATTTCGTGAAACTTTTTTCAATATTAGGTGGTAAAAAAACTAGTCAGGCTAATGTTAATACTACTGCTTACACTAAGGAATTCACATACCTTCCATCATACCACTGGGTACAATCAACCGAATACACTCCCTCAACCACAGAGGAAACACTCGCTAAAGCTAAATACCTTATCCACAATACAAAAGATACCCAGGTATACGAGGCTTATAAGGCTATCTTAATAAAAGATGGTTGGACAATTACCAAAGAAACAGCAGTTATTAATTTCTCAGCGAAAAAAGATACACATATAGCACATATTTCATTTTCAATTTCAGACAAAGATGTATTACTAACCGTTCAGTCAAAGTAAAAAGATCCGTTAACCCTCAGGAAGGGCTTCGACTTAAATCGAAGCCCTTCCTTCTCAATTTTGGTCTTTATCGTTCATGTGTACCCCATGGTTAAACATTAAAAATAAAATTAATAATACTACATAGCCCAATATAAAGTAGATCATTAAATCACTTCCTTATTGGGTTATACGTTTTAAGCATTTTCTTTTAGTGGGGCTGGAAAATTTTATTTAAAGCGAGTAGATCGGAATTGCAAATTTGATACTAGTACCCACCTTCCCCGATATTCCATAGGCTCAGTATATGCTTTCTATTTTCCCCATTTGTCCAAATGGCACGATTTTCCAGATTAATACTTACATAATCGGTGTAACGCTGGCAAGAATGTACGATAAGTTTCTGGCAGTCTAAGGTACAAGCACCAAGGCAGGTTCCTTTTTTGGTAAATGAATCTGTTTGACATCTCCTCTTTAAATGTATAATATTTTGTTTATAAATTAATTTTTGAGGTGATTTTTTTGAAAAAATTCTTTTATATTTTCATGATATTGATTTTATCTGTATCATTAGTCGCGTGTAGTGCTAAAAACCCCAATTTGTCTAATAATGGTAATGCTAATACTCCAGCTGATAGTAAGTATACTAAGGAATTCACATATCTTCCATCATATAACGGAGCTCAATCAACTGAATTTACCCCTGCAACCACAAAGGAGCCACTTGCTAAAGCGAGATACATTATCAAAAATACAACAGATGTTAAGGCATACGAGGATTATGAAGATATCTTAAAAAAAGAAGGTTGGACCATTACCAAAGAAGAAAGAGTTATTAATTTCTCAGTGAAAAAAGATACGCACACAGCGAATATCTCACTTCAAATATCTGGTAACGACGTAATACTAACTGTTCAGTCAAAGTAAAAGATCCATTAACCCTCGAGAAGGGCTTCGATTTAAAACCGAGGCCCTCTTTTCCGCTTTTTGGGTCTTTATCGTTATCACCTCTCAGTTTTCAGGCTTAGATTCCCGGGCACTAAAAAAACCGCCTATCGACGGTAAAAGGAATGCTAGGACTTTATGCAGGGAAAAAGGAATTCTATCCAATTTGTATTACCTGAAATATGGATACCTTCAATTACCAGATCGTAGACCCTTGACCACAACTATTAGTCTTGCTAAAATAATACTCGTCAATACTACATACCGACGTAGCTCAATTGGTAGA is a genomic window of Desulfosporosinus sp. Sb-LF containing:
- a CDS encoding polysaccharide deacetylase family protein; translation: MNWNYVLFSCILGGVALYTIIPDLLLHRLGIGSWKRQFGPGVALTFDDGPDPAFTPRVLEILKRHQVCATFFVVAEKAVNYPDLIQRIQDEGHFIGVHSLHHQYAWFSSPWKTLREWTESVRILEHLTGNKIRWMRPPWGTFNLMTWWWLKRNKMKAVLWNAEGHDWDARRTPKEIIERILKVTNEGTIIVLHDSGGDLDARENSIVALDKLCERIVKELKLPLVPLNFPDWKIRKRLMFRVWEKWEHYYARRHHVERIDATNIFRLEKNIYEGPDIYAEDGKLWAEKGDFVAEIHFDNIRLQAKGRDTQKIALKALRQVRESLPGLARYVADNSTYDDIKVFVAQTLFHRGVKGFGFSVQDLPVTWKSSGIAWLQKMIMRIYHPLGKERKNERLGDKPMLVWISRDKLVLFDYGE
- a CDS encoding glycosyltransferase, with the translated sequence MRQLSVLIFSATFGAGHVRAAEAVMEALRVKEPNVKITHLDFGAFLSKTFNSVIKNTYIELIKHTPRLWGKFYYRTSKIPPDSAFQRFLNGLGRREFVKLTQALEPDLVICTYPTVAGVLAQQKLKGVLNVPLVTVVTDYAVHSQWIHPGVDLYIVGCKSVYEGLVARGINPSSILITGIPVSLKFERKLNRQELLKKLNLEIDRRTVLVMGGAYGVLGGAKSVCKILTDTDYPVQSIVVCGQDEKLYKSLDPLVEEGKNPLVRFGYVKNVEELMSVADMIITKSGGLTVSEALTKRVPLIIFRPIPGQEEENAIYLESIGAGRVAKSEEELEEIIFALLKNPKQLGRMRRAAAKAVPGQAAEQAVEGILQLLEKRRNTQRIG
- a CDS encoding DUF421 domain-containing protein translates to MIIVVIRTLILYTLVIVALRMMGKREIGQLQPFELVVIIMISELAAIPSENVGIPLLSGIIPILVLLLTNLTLAWISLKSETARTIICGTPSILIERGKILEEELRKNRYNLTDLLEELRIKNVPNISDVEFAVLETNGQLSVFPKSQKRPTIPEDFHITTKYEGLPLTIIMDGKLNNKNLQESDKNLPWLKNELEKLGIHQFEDVFLASLDSSGTLFAQAKQQRKKVR
- a CDS encoding DUF4363 family protein; the encoded protein is MRTIPTIVTIIILLLGGSLASYQYIQSTSQTLALQIETVEQSISTHKWENAQKQLNIAQPRWDKTKTLWTVLLDHQEIDDIEVSMKKLEKYIQAQDVALSLGEASALKLLIDHISDTEKLTLRNIF